The genome window CTCACGTCTGCCGAAATGCGGCGAATGAGGCGCCTCTTCGACTTTGATGGTCAGCGCCGTCGAAGCTTCGAAGCTGAGCCGCAAACTCAATTCATTAAACGAGCAGACCAGCGCATCTTCGGCATAGCCGATGCGGCAGGGCGCCAAGTGAAAATAAGCATCCGCGCGGTGAATTCCAACCCCTTGCACGCGATCGATGATCATAAAGCCGCCGTCGATGCGCCTTACCTCGCGCGACAGCTTGATCGGACGATAACCGTCGTGCTCGGCCCGAAAGCCGATCTCAGATTCCTGCAGCTTCTGCAGGGCTGCTTGGGGACGCTTTCCCCACTGGAACGGGCCGAGCGGTTGTGCCGGCTCGCGGCCGTCGATGATCAGTGTACTGTGCGCGCGGGCGCTGCGGAACCAGTCGCGCTCCTTGCCGGCGCCCAAATAGAGATAGGTACCGGCATCGATCAAGACCGGTTTCCCGTCGACGCTCATCCAGACGGCGAGAAAATCGGCATGGCCGTGCGCCGCCAAACGCCCAAGGCCGAGCGGTCCGCCGTCCAGCACCAACTTGAGCGAATGCCTGCCTGCTTGAGTAGAAAGGACAGCGTACCCGCCGCACCGGAAAAAGCGCATTGCTTCTTTGCTGTGAGCTTTTCCATTATTTTGACTCAAAGATTGTCGGAACAGCCAAAAGGCAGCGCGATCCTTTCTCTGCTCCCGCGGCTTTTGCGTGTCCTCCATGGTCGCCAGGACGCGAAGCGGCGAGACGGGCGGCTCGAAAAACGGCAGAGCAGCGCCGCCGTCCTCGTCGCCGATATTCGGAATATAGCCGTCATCGGCGAGGGCGCAAAGGAAATCGGCCATGCGATGCAAAAGAATCGTCACTTCTTCCGGCATCGTCTCCCCAAATAAACGGGCAGCCGAGAGCGCCGCCAAGCCGTATTCGATGAGGTACGCCTGATAGGCGACGCTCTGTTCCTTGGCAACGCCGTCCTCGAACACCTGATGCGGAAAGCTGTCCTGAAACAATCGAAAGCCGCGCCGGCACAGCCGCTCGGCCGCAGGCAGAACCGGCGCATAAAATCCGGCGTAGATCAAACCGACCGCCTCTCCGACCAGATGGTTGTTGGCCGACGAGCCGACTGACAGGTGCTGACTGATAAACTGCAGATGCCGTTCCACGGCGCAAAAGATTCTTCGTACCAGATGCTCGTCAAGCTGCGGCGCTTCGTGCGCCAGGATCAACGCCCAGGTCCAGGCGATGAGCCGCAGCGCACACTCTAACGCGCTCGCCCAGTTAATACCCAGCGGATAGGGATTTTTGTTCAGCCAATCCCGCCACTGCTCGAACAACGCCTCGGCATACTCTTCCCGATGAGTGCTCCGCCAAGCTTCGGCGAGCGTGACAAAGTGCCGGCAGCGGTTGAGTTCCCACACATAACGCACCTCTTTGACCAGGCGCGGTGAAAAATAATCCATCCGCCTGCCGAAGACAAGCGGCAGGGATTTTTCGGCCAAAGGATCGTAATGCCAAGGGACAGTTTTATCGCCGATCAACTGTCGGTCTAAAGCTGAAAAGCGATAGTGTACCGCATCCTCGGCGCAACGTAAAAGTTGGTCTAAAGCCTCAGGATTTCTTTGATAAAAATCACCCACAATGCGGTCGTCGGCGACATCTATATGAAAGAGCCGAGCCTGGCGGAGCGGCGTTTTTTCAGAAAAAGAGGCCCGTGTATAATAATCGGGTCGACCAAGGTATTTGAGGTACTCGTAAAAGTCCGTCAACGCTTGTCGACCGCGACTCGCCAGCTCGACCGGCGTCATGGCTGACAAACGGCAGAGTTTTAACCGCAACGCATTCATTCTTCACGGATCCATTCCGAATCGCGGCCGGCGCCGAGGCTTGCGGCGCGCGTGATCGCGTCCTTGCCGAAGCGGGCGCGGATGCGGTCCATCACTTCATCAGCCTTGTGGGACGGACTCTCCTGCGCGCCGAAAAGGGTCAGTTGGCGCTCGCAGGATGTCAGACGAGAGACCGCCACGCCGAGAAGGCGAACCGGAGTTCCATGGCGTTCAAAGCGGCGAAAGAGATCGACGGCCGTGGCGAAAATCTCGGCAAAATGGTCGACCGGCTCGGCCAGTGTGTGCGAACGGGTAAATGTGGAAAAATCGTGCAAACGAATCTTTAATGTCACGGTTGATCCGGCCAGGCCGTATCGCCGCATTTCGTGCGCCAGCTCGTTGCAAAGAAACCGTAGGGTCGCGGTCAATTTTTCTTCGTCATTGACGTCTTGTTCAAAGGTGATCTCGCGGCCGATGGATTTGGCGGACGCTTCGCCGCCGACCGGCCTTTCGTCAATGCCTTGTGCCAAGCGATGATAGTGCAGACCGGCTTCGCCAAATATTTTGTAAAGCTCATGGCGCGGAAAAGCCGCCAAGTCGCCGATGGTGCGGATGCCGAGCGCCTCGAGCCGCGGCAGCGTTTTTGCCCCCACGCCCCACAGCCGCGAAATCGGCAGCGGCGCCAGAAAGGACTGGACTTCCTCTTCGCGGACAATCACCAGCCCGTCCGGCTTGCGCAGGTCCGAGGCAATCTTGGCAATAAACTTGTTGGGCGCCAGTCCCACGGAAGCGGTCAAACCGGTCTCCTGCCGTACGCGCGCTTTGATGCGGCGGGCGGTTTCTTCCGGCGAGCCGAAGAACTTTAACGTGGAGGTAATATCGACAAAAGCCTCGTCGATGCTGATCGGCTCGACCAGCGGCGAAAATTCGCCCAAGATCTGCATGATTTGCCGCGAAATCTCACCGTAGCGTTTGCCGCGCGGCCGGACAAAAACCGCCTGCGGACAACGGCGGTACGCTTCCGAAATCGGCATGGCCGAGCGAATGCCGAAGGCGCGCGCTTCGTAACTGCAGGTCGACACCACCCCGCGCCCTTTGCCGCCCTTCGGGTCGGCGCCGACCACCACCGGTTTACCGCGCAGCTCGGGAAAATCGAGCTGCTCCACGGCGGCAAAAAAAGCGTCCATATCCAGGTGCAGAATCCAACGGCTCATCGTCTCCCTCATCCTTACCGCAGCAACGCGGCCGAACGATCAAGCCTCTTCCGCAACGCGCTGTACAAATAAATCGATCAGATGCCGCCACTCGCGGCTGCAGGTGTAGGAGCTGACCGTCAGTCGCGGATCGGGATTACCGGTGATCATGCAGGAAACGCGTCTTCCCGCCGCATACAACGCCAAAACCCGTTTTCCGGCAGCCAGTGCTGCGCCGATCTCATACCCCACCCCTAAGGACGGAGCAGAGATTTCCGCAATGACGGCATCGGCGGCCCGCAGCCAGGCCATGTCGCGTTCATAAATCTGTTGCGCGGAAAACTGACGCTCGAGCTCCCATACATTGGGCGCAATAATGTGCTCGGTCGGCACTGTATGGCCGAGAGCCTGGAGGTAGCACACCATCTCGCCGTAAATATCAGCAAACTCTCTGCTGCCGGCAATCGAGCCGCAAAAATAGATGACCAAGGCGCTTCCTTTGGTTTAAGGTTTTTCCACCACAATATAGGACCGCACGCCCTCGTGCACTGCTTTAAGAGCGAACGGTTCTAGTCCGATTTTTTGAATAAAAAAATAAACACGCAAAGAAAATTTGTTGAAAAACGCTTCGTTCCAGGCTCCGAACCGCTGTGAACGCAGCAGACGATTGATCAGCCGACCGAGCAGCAGCAGCGCCGCCGGCAGCTTGGCGGCATACTTGACCTCTTTTTCCAAAGTGCCGCTCTCGATGAGTCGTAAACCGGCGCGTTCGGCCATCTCGGCGAGTTCCTCGGGACGGTAGGCGGTGTGATAGTAGAGGTCGCCCCACGCGCCGCGCACACCGGCCGCCGACATGCTGCCCATTCTGACCCACACCGGCCGCCTGCCGCGGTAGTTGGGAGTAGTAATCAGGGCACGGCCGCTGCGCTTTAGGACATGCGCGATGGACTCCATCACCCGATTGGGGCGAAAACAATGCTCGATCACTTCGCTGCACAACACGACGTCGAAACTGCCTCCGCGAAAGCACTGCATCCGTTCCGCATCCGCGGCGACATAGCAGATCTTGGGTTCGCGGCGGGCCTTTTTCAAGACCGTCAGACTTAAATCGGCGCCGTATCGTTCGCCGCCGTTGTAGGCGGCCAAGTACATGCCGCGGTTGCAGCCGATCTCCAGCAGCCGTCCTCGCTGCTGCGACAGCCACTGCAGGACGAACGCCCGGCGTAAGCGACCGCGCAACGTCGCATAGACCGCATCCTCCTCA of candidate division KSB1 bacterium contains these proteins:
- a CDS encoding nucleoside 2-deoxyribosyltransferase, with the translated sequence MVIYFCGSIAGSREFADIYGEMVCYLQALGHTVPTEHIIAPNVWELERQFSAQQIYERDMAWLRAADAVIAEISAPSLGVGYEIGAALAAGKRVLALYAAGRRVSCMITGNPDPRLTVSSYTCSREWRHLIDLFVQRVAEEA
- a CDS encoding heparinase II/III family protein, with the translated sequence MNALRLKLCRLSAMTPVELASRGRQALTDFYEYLKYLGRPDYYTRASFSEKTPLRQARLFHIDVADDRIVGDFYQRNPEALDQLLRCAEDAVHYRFSALDRQLIGDKTVPWHYDPLAEKSLPLVFGRRMDYFSPRLVKEVRYVWELNRCRHFVTLAEAWRSTHREEYAEALFEQWRDWLNKNPYPLGINWASALECALRLIAWTWALILAHEAPQLDEHLVRRIFCAVERHLQFISQHLSVGSSANNHLVGEAVGLIYAGFYAPVLPAAERLCRRGFRLFQDSFPHQVFEDGVAKEQSVAYQAYLIEYGLAALSAARLFGETMPEEVTILLHRMADFLCALADDGYIPNIGDEDGGAALPFFEPPVSPLRVLATMEDTQKPREQRKDRAAFWLFRQSLSQNNGKAHSKEAMRFFRCGGYAVLSTQAGRHSLKLVLDGGPLGLGRLAAHGHADFLAVWMSVDGKPVLIDAGTYLYLGAGKERDWFRSARAHSTLIIDGREPAQPLGPFQWGKRPQAALQKLQESEIGFRAEHDGYRPIKLSREVRRIDGGFMIIDRVQGVGIHRADAYFHLAPCRIGYAEDALVCSFNELSLRLSFEASTALTIKVEEAPHSPHFGRRELHPVIRLCAAVTLPMELTTRMRIDE
- a CDS encoding class I SAM-dependent methyltransferase, whose protein sequence is MSRQPLTEFYNSVGEHYDEEDAVYATLRGRLRRAFVLQWLSQQRGRLLEIGCNRGMYLAAYNGGERYGADLSLTVLKKARREPKICYVAADAERMQCFRGGSFDVVLCSEVIEHCFRPNRVMESIAHVLKRSGRALITTPNYRGRRPVWVRMGSMSAAGVRGAWGDLYYHTAYRPEELAEMAERAGLRLIESGTLEKEVKYAAKLPAALLLLGRLINRLLRSQRFGAWNEAFFNKFSLRVYFFIQKIGLEPFALKAVHEGVRSYIVVEKP
- a CDS encoding DNA polymerase IV encodes the protein MRETMSRWILHLDMDAFFAAVEQLDFPELRGKPVVVGADPKGGKGRGVVSTCSYEARAFGIRSAMPISEAYRRCPQAVFVRPRGKRYGEISRQIMQILGEFSPLVEPISIDEAFVDITSTLKFFGSPEETARRIKARVRQETGLTASVGLAPNKFIAKIASDLRKPDGLVIVREEEVQSFLAPLPISRLWGVGAKTLPRLEALGIRTIGDLAAFPRHELYKIFGEAGLHYHRLAQGIDERPVGGEASAKSIGREITFEQDVNDEEKLTATLRFLCNELAHEMRRYGLAGSTVTLKIRLHDFSTFTRSHTLAEPVDHFAEIFATAVDLFRRFERHGTPVRLLGVAVSRLTSCERQLTLFGAQESPSHKADEVMDRIRARFGKDAITRAASLGAGRDSEWIREE